The genomic DNA GCGAAGTGGACGTCGGGACCGTCGCCCTCGCCCATGACACTGTTGCCAAGGGAGGCCTGCATGCCGCCCTGGGCAGCCGAGGAATGGGAGCGTCTGGCGGGCACCAGACTCAGACAGATGGCGGAGAAACCGGCGTCGGCAGCCTCGACGGCTGCGCGCTCGCCCGCAAGACCCGCGCCGACAACAAGCAAATCGGTGTAGATAGTCTGCATGGCAATTTCTCCGTTAGTTGACGCTCAGGAAGAGGAAGCGGATCAGGGTGATCAGGCCGATGGCGATGAACATCAGGGTGATGATGTTCTCGCCGCGCTTGAAGCGGGCGCGGTCCACGTCCTTGACGAATCCCCACTTCACGGCGATGCGGTAGAGGCCGATGCCCACGTGCAGCTCCACCAGGGGCAGCAGGATCAGGTAGAAGACGGCCCAGAACCCCGACTGGATGCGCGCCGCCGACTTGATGGCAGTGATGGGCAGGTCGGTCAGAACCACCCACATGTGGATGGCGCCCATGATCAGGATGATCATGGCCGACACGGCCTGGACGATCCACAGCCAGGTGTCGCCATGGTGCAGCATCCGGGCGTGCTGCCAGATGGTCTTCTGGCCGTCGAAACGGAAGGGAATCTTGCGGGCGGCAAGCACGAAATGGGTCAGGAACAGGAGAAAGACGAGGGGGCCGCCGACCTGGGCCATGCCGGTGGCTTCGAAGAATTCCGCGATGGCGTCCATGACGCCGGGGCTGATGACGACGCTCGACACCAGTATCATGTGACACCACATGAACAGGATCAGACCGGCTCCCGAGAGCATCTGGACCCAGTCCATTGCGCCATCCCACTTACCCGTTTTGCCAGCAGGTGCGTAGCTGATGGACATTCAATTCCTCCGTTGGGTTAAACACACATATTCCCTTGACAAGCAATCGGAATTTTGTAAGCCGGACGCACGTTTCTTGTCAACAATTCCAGAAACCGCACCACAGGGAAAACCCAGCAATTCCGTGCCATGATAGGACGTAAACCCCCTTGATTGCACGGTCAAACAGGCCAATGGACCAAGAGATATTTTTCACCCGGCCACCGGCCCGAACCCGGAGCATCGTCAAGCACCTGTTTGAAACCGAAAACCCCGCCCCGGCCCCGGATAGTGGTTTTCATTTGGCCCAGCCTCGGATACATTGCTTGGCGCTTCCAAGTCATGACGCCACTTGCCTGAGCATTATCCGGTATTACTATTCCATGAAACGACCGACAGAACCGAAGGCAACCAATCCGACGCCGCCCGCTGGCGGACGCCACGGGGAAGAAAAATGTTCAAAAAAATCCTGCTATTGGGAGGACTCATCATGGTCCTGACCGGGTGCCAGATGCACACCAACAAGAAAAACACAGCAGCAGCCAGGATGCCCGCCCTGCCGTCGCTGGCCGAGCGAGACGCGAGCGAGACCCACATCGTCAGGCTTGAGAACGGACTGACCGTGCTCATCCGGCAGGACGACCGGTTCCCGCTGGTCAACGCCCGCCTCTATGTCCATGCGGGCAGCGGCTACGAAACCCCGCAGATCGCGGGCATCAGCCATCTGCTCGAACACATGGTCTTCAAGGGTACGAAGAAGCGCGGGCCGGGACAGAGCGCCCGCGACATCGAGGCCGTGGGCGGCAGCATGAACGCGGCCACCAGCTTCGACTACACGGTCTATTACGTCGAGGTGCCGGACGACCAGTGGTCGCTCGGCCTTGATGTCATCACCGACATGGCCTTCAACGCGGCCATCGACCCGGAGGAACTCAGGAGCGAGAAACAGGTCGTGCTCGAAGAGCTGGAACGCGGGGAGGACACCCCTGGCAGCAGGCTGTTCAAGACCCTCCAGGGCATGGTCTGGCAGGGCAGCACATATGAATGGCCCATCATCGGATACCGCGATACCGTGTCGGCCATGACCGACAAGGACATCCACGCCTATATCGCCGAGAACTACCAGCCCCAGTCCATGCTCCTGGCCGTGGTCGGCAAGGTCAACCCGGATGAGGTCCTGGCCGAGGCAAGGCGTCTGCTCGGGGGCCTGCGGAACACCCGGCCCGTGTCGCCGCCCGACACCATCGCCGTGCCCGCCACGGGCAGCGGCCCCAGGGTGACCAAGCTGACCGGCAAGTGGAACAAGGTCTACCTGGGCGCGACCTTCCCCATTCCCCAGGGCTCGTCGGCCAAGATCGCCGGGCTGGAGCTGCTGTGCCAGCTCATGGGCGGCGACGATACCTCGCGCCTCTACCGCACCTTCAAATATGACAAACAACTGGTGGACGACATCTCCATCTCGCCCCTGTCCCTTGAGCGCGGGGGCATGCTCTACTTGAGCGCCACCCTGGACGCGGACAAGCTCGAGACCTTCTGGACCGAACTCATGGCCGAGCTGGCCCGGTTCAATCCCGAGGACTTCACCGACCGCGAGATCGAACGCGCCCGGCTCAACCTGGAGGACTCCCTCTTCCTGACCAAGGAGACCCTGTCCGGGCTGGCCAGCAAGCTCGGCTACTTCCAGTTTTTCGAGAACGGCGAGCAGGCGGAGCAGAACTACCTCTTTGCCCTGGGCCAGACAGGACGGGCAGAGCTGAAGGGGCTGTACGACGAGTTCGTGCGCCCGGACCAGCTGGCCGCCTGCATCCTGACGCCCGAAGACACCGCCGTCACCCCGGAAGCGCTCACGGCGGCCACGCACAAGGCATGGCCCGCCAAGGCCCGCGCCGATGCAAAGCAGCAGGCGGCCACTACCGACGCGGCCCAGCAGATCGCCCTGCCCGGCGGCAACACCCTGGTCCTGCTGCCCGACGAGACCCTGCCCTACACCGCCGTGAGCATCTACTGGACGGGCGGCGACGGCGACCTGACCCCGGACCAGCAGGGGCTGGCCGCCCTGACGGCCAAGGCGCTCACGCGCGGCACCATGACCATGTCGGCCACCGATATCCAGGACTTCCTGTCCGACCACGCGGCCAGCATCGGTTCCAGCGCAGGACGCAACACCTTTGCCCTGGAGGCGAAGTTCCCCACCCGGTTCACGGACAAGGTTCTGCCGCTCCTGCGCGACACCCTGACCGCCCCGGCCTTTGACCAGAGCGAGATCGACCGCGCCCGCCAGGACCAGATCGCGGCCATCAAGCAGCGCGAGGACCAGCCGCTCGGCCTCGCCTTCCGCCACATCTTCCCCTTCCTGTACAAGACCGGCCCCTACGCCCTGCTCCACCAGGGGACCATAGAGGGCGTGGAGGCCATGACCCAGGCCGACATCATGCGCTACTGGGGCAGGCAG from Pseudodesulfovibrio aespoeensis Aspo-2 includes the following:
- a CDS encoding M16 family metallopeptidase, which codes for MFKKILLLGGLIMVLTGCQMHTNKKNTAAARMPALPSLAERDASETHIVRLENGLTVLIRQDDRFPLVNARLYVHAGSGYETPQIAGISHLLEHMVFKGTKKRGPGQSARDIEAVGGSMNAATSFDYTVYYVEVPDDQWSLGLDVITDMAFNAAIDPEELRSEKQVVLEELERGEDTPGSRLFKTLQGMVWQGSTYEWPIIGYRDTVSAMTDKDIHAYIAENYQPQSMLLAVVGKVNPDEVLAEARRLLGGLRNTRPVSPPDTIAVPATGSGPRVTKLTGKWNKVYLGATFPIPQGSSAKIAGLELLCQLMGGDDTSRLYRTFKYDKQLVDDISISPLSLERGGMLYLSATLDADKLETFWTELMAELARFNPEDFTDREIERARLNLEDSLFLTKETLSGLASKLGYFQFFENGEQAEQNYLFALGQTGRAELKGLYDEFVRPDQLAACILTPEDTAVTPEALTAATHKAWPAKARADAKQQAATTDAAQQIALPGGNTLVLLPDETLPYTAVSIYWTGGDGDLTPDQQGLAALTAKALTRGTMTMSATDIQDFLSDHAASIGSSAGRNTFALEAKFPTRFTDKVLPLLRDTLTAPAFDQSEIDRARQDQIAAIKQREDQPLGLAFRHIFPFLYKTGPYALLHQGTIEGVEAMTQADIMRYWGRQSMHPFVFAVCGQFDRQAIEEFAASLSRTLTAPGSEYQFATPEWNTGREITLHLPDRSQSHLIMAFPAPGRDDRDTSARLELLKAILSGQSGLLFRDLRDKQGLAYSVTSLLWQSHNTGFLGLYIGTQPDKVDQSLAGFRTILADLAATPLPEAELERARNILTGDYYQEHQSLISRSREAASLLTQGFDREYDQDIIERAKLVTPQDIRELARHYLTQDKAYLMQVTP